The Vibrio gazogenes DNA segment AGGAATAATCAAGGTGAATCTGATGGTTCACCTTGATTGGTTTGGGAGTTTATATGGTTGAATCAATTTTAAGAGGATATTGCCAGTTAGTCAGGTATGTAGTCGGCCTAATCGGGCGTTCGGTATCCTATCTGCTTCCTGTATTAGCCACGATTGTTGCCTACGAAGTTTTTGCTCGTTATGTGATTGATAAACCAACTATTTGGGGGTATGACACTTCACTTTTTCTGTTTGGATATATTGCCGCTTTAGGCGGTGCATATGCGCAGCAACGTGAAGCACACATTAACGTGGACATCGTACACGGTAAAGTCTCGGAAAAGACTCGCCGGATTTTTGACCTGATCACTGCGGTTCTGGCGATAGGATTTTTAGTGGTCATGATCAAAACTTGCTATGGCATGTTTTTGGAAAGCCTTCAATTCCATTACAGAACCAAGAGTGAATGGGCTCCGCCGATGCATCACTTCTGGCTGATGATCACTGTTTCTGCGAGCATTTTTGTTGCCCAATATTCAACTGAATTGATCAGTAATCTATTTTTCCTCATCACAGGACGTGAACTGAGCGGCACTGTGCATCCACATATCAGCCTTGATGATCA contains these protein-coding regions:
- a CDS encoding TRAP transporter small permease subunit, which encodes MVESILRGYCQLVRYVVGLIGRSVSYLLPVLATIVAYEVFARYVIDKPTIWGYDTSLFLFGYIAALGGAYAQQREAHINVDIVHGKVSEKTRRIFDLITAVLAIGFLVVMIKTCYGMFLESLQFHYRTKSEWAPPMHHFWLMITVSASIFVAQYSTELISNLFFLITGRELSGTVHPHISLDDQPFHVSLDDEPFHAEEHPVEKSVCDKENSNGN